A stretch of Astyanax mexicanus isolate ESR-SI-001 chromosome 21, AstMex3_surface, whole genome shotgun sequence DNA encodes these proteins:
- the LOC103035924 gene encoding CMRF35-like molecule 8 translates to MGKTNLTLKILLIFTLYLISGGGASSEVRGYSGGGVLIKCKYDRRYTSNKKYFCKGSRPNCADLIKTGVKNKWVNKGRFSLIDKPSSAEFWVMIRELIVKDFGTYQCAVDITLSTDIYTPVELKIHEEPTVKPSASPSTSSKPGTTEATTSSTSTPTVTSAYNTSPGLSPEKNVSQSSTSTSSLTTLHTSKTTLSSSSPTTGGSSSSPVISVVAVILLLVLIGLLFFIVALRKKRNPQATSPDQTLSDSSNNRRVSHTVYDYEDIKATGRHPTPDTGASTVYSTAQLPTNPSDPSHTLYDNVQLRTGLGDFSNPIYSTAQDPQLPTSPSDSSVSDPQHKSVQPAEDPAYAMVKFTKNDAVTIATVNKEEEDSCDYTTVK, encoded by the exons ATGGGTAAAACTAACCTGACTCTGAAGATCCTCCTCATCTTCACCCTCTACCTGATCTCAG GTGGTGGAGCCTCCAGTGAAGTGAGGGGATATTCAGGAGGAGGAGTTCTCATCAAGTGTAAATATGATAGAAGATACACATCAAACAAAAAGTACTTCTGTAAGGGTTCACGGCCGAACTGTGCTGACCTGATAAAGACAGGTGTTAAGAATAAATGGGTAAATAAAGGAAGATTCTCACTGATTGATAAACCCAGCTCTGCAGAGTTCTGGGTGATGATCAGAGAACTCATTGTAAAAGATTTTGGAACGTACCAGTGTGCAGTTGATATAACTTTATCCACAGACATCTACACACCAGTGGAACTGAAGATACATGAAG AACCAACAGTAAAACCATCAGCCTCACCATCAACAAGCTCAAAGCCAGGGACCACAGAAGCCACCACTTCCTCAACATCTACACCTACAGTAACTTCTGCATATAACACATCACCAG GTCTTTCACCAGAAAAAAACGTTTCACAGTCGTCAACATCTACCAGTTCCCTCACCACACTCCACACTTCTAAAACCACATTGTCCTCCTCTTCTCCAACCACAG GAGGATCTTCATCCTCCCCCGTGATCTCTGTCGTGGCCGTGATTCTGCTTCTGGTTCTGATTGGACTCTTATTTTTCATAGTGGCTCTTCGAAAGAAAAGGAATCCTCAAG CTACATCCCCAGACCAGACTCTCAGTGACTCTTCTAACAACCGCCGG GTTTCCCATACAGTCTACGACTACGAAGATATTAAAGCCACGGGACGCCATCCTACACCAGATACTGGAGCTTCAACAGTCTACTCTACTGCCCAGCTACCCACAAACCCCTCAGATCCTTCTCACACTCTCTACGATAATGTTCAATTACGCACCGGCCTGGGAGATTTTTCAAATCCTATTTATTCTACGGCTCAGGACCCTCAACTTCCCACAAGCCCCTCTGATTCCTCAGTAAGTGACCCTCAGCATAAATCTGTACAACCCGCTGAAGATCCAGCTTACGCCATGGTGAAATTCACCAAAAATGATGCTGTTACCATAGCAACCGTCAACAAGGAAGAGGAAGACTCGTGTGACTACACCACTGTCAAGTAA